In Nitrospinota bacterium, a single genomic region encodes these proteins:
- a CDS encoding ZIP family metal transporter: MFTWSMTALGAAASFIGRELERKTLDTMFGFAGGVMIAASYWSLLAPAIEISEKVEGIPSWFPAAVGFLGGGIVLRLVDMLLPHLHVSQPIENAEGVKTSLPKSTLLVLAITLHNVPEGLAVGVAFGAAAAGYPEATLAAAVTLALGIGVQNIPEGLAVAAPLRREGFSPSKSFWYGQLSGAVEPIAAMIGAAVVFLAQPVLPYALSFAAGAMIFVVVEELIPEAQSSGNSDYATGGLMVGFTVMMILDVALG; the protein is encoded by the coding sequence ATGTTTACATGGTCGATGACCGCTCTTGGAGCCGCCGCTTCGTTCATCGGGAGGGAGCTGGAGAGAAAGACCCTCGATACGATGTTCGGTTTTGCCGGTGGTGTGATGATAGCGGCGAGCTACTGGTCGCTCCTCGCCCCGGCGATAGAAATTTCCGAAAAGGTTGAAGGCATCCCTTCATGGTTTCCGGCGGCTGTCGGTTTTCTCGGCGGAGGTATTGTGTTGAGACTTGTCGATATGCTGTTGCCGCATCTGCATGTGAGCCAGCCGATCGAGAACGCGGAAGGGGTAAAGACTTCGCTCCCGAAAAGCACGCTCCTTGTTCTTGCGATAACATTGCATAACGTACCCGAAGGTCTGGCTGTTGGCGTAGCCTTCGGTGCGGCGGCGGCGGGGTATCCCGAAGCGACCCTTGCCGCGGCTGTCACCCTCGCACTTGGCATCGGCGTTCAGAATATACCGGAAGGGCTCGCGGTAGCGGCGCCGTTACGGAGAGAAGGATTCTCCCCTTCAAAAAGTTTCTGGTATGGACAGCTTTCTGGAGCGGTGGAACCGATAGCGGCCATGATAGGCGCGGCGGTCGTATTTCTTGCCCAACCGGTATTACCTTACGCTCTCTCCTTCGCGGCAGGTGCGATGATATTCGTGGTCGTGGAAGAGCTGATACCCGAAGCGCAATCGAGCGGAAATTCCGATTACGCAACAGGGGGATTGATGGTCGGTTTTACGGTGATGATGATCCTCGACGTCGCCCTGGGGTAG
- the feoB gene encoding ferrous iron transport protein B, with the protein MEKKESPGRKIVIVGPANAGKSILFNKFSRSYSIVSNYSQTTFTAVRKEADFAGGRYEIIDTPGIFSLNVLSDDERVTRDILLEENPELLIFCGDAVNLKQSLVLLSQVLELSIPTAFCLNKIDEAEKKGIEINTELLSSKIGMPVVKTAAIYGLGLRELENVCRTAKPVAPSIAYPAFVGETIKELEAVISGRMDMAKGILFLLLSDPESGRDIVESRYSSLENRPTARSLLDSVEKKFRVISRITLRKAILNSREGWANQTVSLVVKRDTVKSPTVFDFFAEISRHPVWGWPILFGILWIIFEGVGKIAGWMAGFLDSILFIPAAEWVASLIANPLLKDFLVGDFGILTMGIANAIGTVVPILLVFFLLLNLLEDIGYLPNLSILLNRLLMPLGLSGKAVLPMVLGFGCNTMATLTTRMLESRRERILATFLIALGFPCAVQLGIMLAIMATAPYSVLLIVISAVMVTQIISGLILNSFVPVDKKADFIIELPRFRLPNMRNVARKTYFRLEWFLSEAVPMFMVAAVAMFTLKVTGLLRMIENALSPVVTGFLSLPEKMTEVFILVLSRREVGAVFFKDMVDGAEVDYYQTVVGLVVITLFIPCASNTIVMFKELGARWAIAMNVGIIVIAVLVGGFVDFIIRMF; encoded by the coding sequence ATGGAAAAGAAAGAATCACCCGGGAGAAAGATAGTCATAGTCGGCCCTGCCAACGCCGGGAAGAGCATTCTGTTCAATAAATTTTCCAGGTCATATTCGATAGTCTCGAACTATTCGCAGACAACCTTCACCGCAGTAAGGAAAGAGGCGGACTTTGCCGGCGGGAGGTATGAGATCATCGATACCCCCGGAATCTTTTCCCTAAACGTACTGTCCGACGACGAGAGGGTAACGCGCGACATACTTCTCGAAGAGAATCCGGAACTGCTTATCTTCTGCGGCGACGCTGTAAACTTGAAGCAGAGTCTTGTGCTTCTTTCGCAGGTGCTTGAGCTTTCAATACCTACTGCGTTTTGTCTGAACAAGATAGACGAGGCGGAGAAGAAAGGGATAGAGATAAACACGGAACTCCTTTCATCGAAAATAGGGATGCCGGTAGTGAAGACCGCCGCTATCTACGGCCTTGGCCTTAGGGAGCTTGAAAATGTATGCAGGACGGCGAAACCGGTTGCTCCTTCAATTGCTTATCCGGCATTTGTGGGGGAGACCATCAAGGAGCTTGAGGCGGTTATCTCCGGCAGGATGGATATGGCTAAGGGGATACTGTTTCTCCTTCTGTCGGACCCTGAGAGCGGAAGGGATATTGTCGAATCGCGCTATTCAAGTCTGGAGAACCGCCCTACCGCAAGGTCGCTTCTGGACTCGGTAGAAAAAAAGTTCCGGGTCATATCAAGGATCACACTGAGAAAGGCGATATTGAATTCCCGGGAAGGGTGGGCAAATCAGACCGTCTCACTTGTCGTGAAAAGAGATACCGTTAAATCCCCTACTGTTTTCGATTTTTTCGCTGAGATATCCCGCCACCCGGTCTGGGGGTGGCCTATTCTTTTCGGCATTCTCTGGATCATCTTTGAAGGTGTTGGAAAGATCGCCGGGTGGATGGCGGGATTTCTTGACAGCATACTTTTTATTCCAGCTGCCGAATGGGTTGCATCACTAATAGCTAATCCTCTTCTAAAGGATTTTCTGGTGGGGGATTTCGGTATCCTTACAATGGGGATTGCGAATGCAATCGGGACGGTCGTTCCGATACTGCTGGTCTTTTTCCTTCTTCTGAATCTCCTTGAGGATATCGGATACCTTCCGAATCTGAGCATCCTTCTAAATAGATTGTTGATGCCGCTCGGCCTAAGCGGGAAGGCTGTCCTCCCGATGGTGCTCGGGTTCGGATGCAACACGATGGCGACGCTGACCACCCGGATGCTGGAGTCGAGAAGGGAGCGGATCCTTGCAACCTTTCTTATCGCGCTTGGTTTCCCATGCGCGGTACAGCTCGGTATCATGCTTGCGATAATGGCGACCGCGCCTTATTCGGTGCTGTTGATAGTAATTTCGGCAGTCATGGTTACCCAAATCATTTCCGGGCTTATATTGAATTCGTTTGTCCCGGTCGACAAGAAAGCCGACTTCATAATAGAGCTCCCACGCTTCCGCCTCCCAAACATGCGAAACGTTGCCAGGAAAACATATTTCCGTCTGGAATGGTTTTTAAGCGAAGCAGTTCCGATGTTTATGGTGGCCGCCGTAGCTATGTTTACGCTGAAGGTCACGGGCCTTTTGCGGATGATCGAAAACGCGCTCAGCCCGGTTGTAACCGGGTTCCTTTCGCTTCCTGAGAAGATGACGGAAGTATTTATTCTTGTCCTTTCCCGGCGCGAGGTGGGCGCTGTGTTTTTCAAGGACATGGTGGACGGCGCGGAAGTGGACTACTACCAGACAGTGGTGGGACTTGTCGTTATCACTTTGTTTATCCCATGCGCTTCAAATACAATTGTAATGTTCAAGGAGCTGGGTGCGCGCTGGGCCATTGCCATGAATGTTGGGATTATCGTTATCGCCGTGCTGGTCGGCGGTTTTGTCGATTTTATTATCAGGATGTTTTAG
- a CDS encoding SUF system NifU family Fe-S cluster assembly protein, whose amino-acid sequence MSYQNELYQQVILDHNKNPRNFREIEGSAHHCLGHNPLCGDKIAVFLDLDDVGVIQDISFNGSGCAISKASASLMTSFLKGKSVDEARVIFTQFHKMILGELDPEKDENLLGKLKIFVGVRDFPSRTKCATIAWHTLKCALDKEGEVVTD is encoded by the coding sequence ATGTCATATCAGAACGAACTTTACCAGCAGGTGATCCTGGATCACAACAAGAACCCGAGGAATTTCCGCGAGATCGAAGGTTCCGCGCACCACTGCCTGGGGCACAATCCCCTCTGCGGCGACAAGATAGCGGTTTTTCTCGATCTGGACGACGTTGGAGTAATACAGGATATAAGTTTCAACGGATCGGGGTGCGCCATCTCGAAGGCGAGCGCGTCGCTGATGACCAGTTTCCTGAAAGGGAAGAGTGTCGACGAAGCGCGGGTGATCTTTACCCAGTTCCACAAGATGATACTTGGAGAGCTCGATCCGGAAAAGGACGAGAACCTCCTGGGTAAACTGAAAATCTTCGTTGGAGTGCGCGATTTTCCATCCCGCACGAAATGCGCCACGATCGCTTGGCATACCCTCAAGTGCGCACTCGACAAGGAGGGTGAAGTCGTTACCGATTGA
- a CDS encoding flagellar brake protein yields the protein MQNTAIEQKPKTADVFLKESDFPVGEPIQILDGENNYFSTIRGVKFKKYVVIENPVEQDVPVVFEEKYPLSFRFLHSGKIHSFTSKVEKRFEKEGLFLIEYPHKCQRVNLRKNERVKILLPTTVITDRGKSHFQGTILDLSLSGALLGVDLIDGIGIEKFRVGEKIRISFMLPTLDSVVIINVDVKKCRRMGHKTLVGISFDALEKGLMRALEKFYSQFVTYQYKREPVLSIGHKVTVEIEGTSADGRAMGWLKGKRNLLLLEIPEDGEIGPEMTTGAKVLMQYKTRGSIFVVNGHVRAYLKETSLWEIEFEENIFSETVRHDERYNCMMPLTVTDETGTSSLGKGMVLDISINGAKMVSVKPFPPTHDNMVFVNFPLPKGGEMKVVHVEIMRTEKTADNYIYAGRFDNLQEENRMKLQSFFSFHKEWDAVQSLS from the coding sequence ATGCAAAATACGGCAATAGAACAAAAACCCAAAACGGCCGATGTTTTCCTAAAGGAATCCGATTTCCCCGTAGGCGAACCAATACAGATACTGGATGGTGAAAATAACTATTTCTCAACAATTCGAGGGGTCAAGTTCAAGAAATACGTTGTCATCGAAAATCCGGTCGAGCAGGATGTCCCGGTTGTCTTTGAGGAAAAATACCCCTTATCGTTTCGCTTTCTCCATTCAGGTAAAATTCACTCATTCACATCAAAGGTAGAAAAGCGTTTTGAAAAAGAAGGTCTGTTCCTGATCGAATACCCGCACAAATGCCAGAGGGTGAATCTCAGAAAAAACGAAAGAGTTAAGATCCTGCTCCCGACAACCGTCATCACTGACAGAGGAAAATCTCACTTCCAGGGGACGATTCTTGATCTTTCTCTCAGCGGTGCGCTTCTCGGCGTTGACCTCATCGACGGTATCGGAATTGAAAAATTTCGGGTTGGAGAAAAGATCAGGATCTCATTCATGTTACCCACTCTCGATTCGGTCGTAATAATAAATGTTGATGTAAAGAAATGCCGCAGGATGGGACATAAGACGCTGGTGGGGATAAGCTTCGACGCGCTCGAAAAAGGTTTGATGCGTGCGCTGGAAAAATTCTACAGCCAGTTCGTGACTTATCAATACAAGAGAGAGCCTGTCCTTTCCATCGGCCACAAGGTTACTGTCGAGATTGAAGGAACAAGCGCAGACGGCCGCGCAATGGGATGGCTCAAGGGGAAGAGAAACCTCCTTCTGCTAGAAATTCCCGAAGATGGGGAAATAGGTCCGGAAATGACGACAGGCGCTAAAGTTCTCATGCAGTATAAAACCCGCGGCTCAATATTCGTCGTGAATGGTCATGTTCGAGCATACCTGAAGGAAACATCTCTCTGGGAAATCGAGTTTGAAGAAAACATATTTTCAGAAACGGTACGTCACGACGAGAGATACAACTGCATGATGCCTTTGACTGTAACCGACGAAACGGGAACCTCCTCACTTGGTAAAGGGATGGTGCTCGACATAAGCATAAACGGCGCGAAGATGGTCTCGGTAAAGCCGTTTCCCCCGACCCACGACAACATGGTATTTGTCAACTTCCCTCTTCCAAAGGGGGGAGAGATGAAGGTCGTCCATGTAGAGATCATGCGTACCGAAAAAACTGCCGACAACTATATCTATGCCGGCAGATTCGATAACCTGCAGGAAGAAAACAGAATGAAGCTACAGAGCTTTTTCAGCTTCCACAAGGAGTGGGATGCGGTACAGAGCCTGAGCTAA
- a CDS encoding peroxiredoxin family protein: protein MSFARSISYIFLLSIASCGNIIDDLSPSGEDKRASIEIGTEGFGVGQLAPDFTVSDSLGNEVTLSSALTGSKGIVFYFTMWCPYCDSHQENMQSYVIPDFSPDIKFYLVDYVNDSVENCRASQVSNGYGNAPFTVLADTQQKILTSFKATMGTTIVIDSGGTVLMNEEYKKTKLLEILGGLQ, encoded by the coding sequence ATGTCTTTCGCTAGATCGATTTCGTATATTTTTCTACTCTCCATTGCAAGTTGCGGAAATATCATCGATGACCTCTCCCCTTCGGGCGAGGACAAACGCGCAAGCATCGAGATAGGGACAGAAGGTTTCGGTGTGGGGCAACTGGCCCCCGATTTCACCGTATCCGATTCGCTCGGAAACGAAGTTACTCTATCCTCCGCCCTTACCGGCTCGAAAGGGATCGTTTTCTATTTCACTATGTGGTGCCCCTACTGTGACAGCCACCAGGAGAATATGCAGAGCTATGTTATTCCCGATTTTTCCCCAGACATCAAATTCTATCTTGTCGATTACGTAAACGACTCGGTTGAAAACTGCCGCGCCTCACAGGTATCAAACGGATACGGCAACGCGCCGTTTACCGTGCTTGCCGACACCCAGCAGAAAATACTCACTTCCTTCAAGGCCACGATGGGAACGACCATTGTCATTGATTCCGGCGGGACGGTGCTGATGAACGAGGAGTACAAGAAAACAAAACTTCTGGAAATTCTCGGAGGATTGCAATGA
- the acs gene encoding acetate--CoA ligase, giving the protein MSEGRVFTPSAEISKRAYISSMAEYKKEYQRSISDPEGFWAEKANELDWVKKWDKVRSWDFVSAKIEWFTGGKLNVSANCLDRHVKNGKGEKVAIIWEGDDENKSRKITYKELLAEVNRFALVLKANGVKKGDRVTIYLPMIPELASAMLACTRIGAVHSIVFGGFSADSLKNRIEDCESEVLITADGGYRGGKVVPLKATSDSACQDGSPIKKMIVVRHTGGKVEMKPGRDVWLHEEMAKHPAGSVCEPVAMDAEDPLFILYTSGSTGKPKGVLHTTGGYILFAMQTFKYIFDYHDEDIYWCTADIGWVTGHSYIVYGPMANAATTLMFEGVPTYPDAGRFWKVVDKYKVNTFYTAPTAIRALSVYGEEWPKKYDLSSLRILGSVGEPINPEAWMWYHQNVGRGRCPIVDTWWQTETGGILITPLPGSTPLKPGSATFPFFGVEPEVIKQDGTRAEPNEGGYLVIKKPWPGMMRTVYGHHERFRETYFSQYPGSYFTGDGARVDKDGYYWLMGRVDDVINVSGHRIGTAEVESALVAHSDVGEAAVVGFPHDIKGQGLYAYVTLNNGVNPSPELEKVLRDHVAREIGPIAKPDIVHFTNGLPKTRSGKIMRRILRKIAEGDYGSLGDTSTLADPSVVESLISVRKEKG; this is encoded by the coding sequence ATGAGCGAAGGGCGGGTTTTTACCCCTTCTGCAGAAATTTCCAAACGCGCATACATATCTTCCATGGCGGAATATAAAAAGGAATATCAGCGCTCGATCTCCGATCCGGAAGGTTTCTGGGCCGAAAAGGCGAACGAACTTGACTGGGTAAAAAAATGGGACAAGGTGCGAAGCTGGGATTTCGTAAGCGCGAAAATAGAGTGGTTCACAGGCGGAAAGCTGAACGTCTCCGCTAACTGTCTCGACCGTCATGTGAAGAACGGCAAGGGGGAGAAGGTCGCTATCATCTGGGAAGGTGACGACGAGAACAAATCGAGAAAGATCACATACAAGGAGCTTTTGGCGGAAGTAAACCGTTTTGCCCTGGTGCTGAAGGCCAACGGAGTGAAGAAGGGGGACAGGGTAACGATCTACCTGCCGATGATCCCTGAGCTTGCGTCGGCGATGCTTGCATGCACCCGCATCGGAGCTGTCCATTCGATAGTGTTTGGAGGTTTTTCCGCAGATTCCCTGAAGAACAGGATAGAGGATTGCGAATCCGAGGTTTTGATAACCGCCGACGGCGGATACCGCGGCGGAAAGGTAGTGCCCCTTAAAGCGACATCGGATTCGGCATGCCAGGACGGCTCTCCGATCAAAAAGATGATAGTGGTAAGACATACCGGCGGGAAAGTGGAGATGAAGCCGGGGCGCGACGTATGGCTTCATGAGGAGATGGCGAAGCATCCTGCTGGATCGGTGTGCGAACCGGTGGCGATGGACGCTGAAGACCCGCTTTTCATTCTTTATACTTCCGGCTCTACCGGAAAGCCGAAAGGGGTGCTTCACACAACCGGCGGCTATATTCTTTTTGCGATGCAGACATTCAAATACATTTTCGATTATCACGACGAGGACATATATTGGTGCACGGCGGATATCGGCTGGGTGACCGGGCACAGCTACATAGTTTACGGGCCGATGGCAAACGCGGCGACGACTCTCATGTTCGAAGGGGTGCCGACATATCCCGACGCGGGGAGGTTCTGGAAAGTTGTAGACAAGTACAAGGTGAACACCTTTTATACCGCGCCGACCGCAATCAGGGCTCTTTCGGTCTACGGCGAGGAGTGGCCGAAGAAGTATGATCTTTCGTCGCTTCGGATACTCGGTTCGGTAGGCGAGCCGATCAACCCGGAAGCGTGGATGTGGTATCACCAGAACGTAGGTAGAGGGCGTTGCCCGATTGTCGATACATGGTGGCAGACGGAGACCGGCGGAATCCTGATAACTCCACTACCCGGTTCTACCCCTCTCAAGCCCGGCTCTGCGACATTCCCGTTCTTCGGCGTGGAGCCGGAAGTAATAAAACAGGATGGAACAAGGGCAGAACCGAACGAAGGTGGATACCTGGTGATAAAGAAACCGTGGCCTGGAATGATGCGAACCGTTTATGGTCATCATGAAAGATTCAGGGAGACATATTTTTCACAATACCCCGGCTCCTACTTTACGGGTGACGGCGCGCGCGTGGACAAGGACGGTTATTACTGGCTAATGGGGAGAGTGGACGACGTTATCAACGTGTCGGGCCACAGGATAGGAACGGCTGAAGTGGAGAGCGCGCTAGTGGCTCACAGCGACGTAGGCGAGGCCGCCGTCGTAGGATTTCCGCACGACATCAAGGGGCAGGGGCTTTACGCGTATGTAACTCTCAATAACGGAGTAAATCCTTCGCCTGAGCTTGAAAAAGTATTGCGCGATCATGTCGCCAGGGAGATAGGTCCTATCGCCAAACCGGATATTGTCCATTTCACGAACGGCTTGCCGAAGACGCGAAGCGGAAAAATAATGAGACGCATACTGCGGAAGATCGCCGAAGGCGATTATGGTTCTCTCGGTGACACATCCACGCTTGCCGATCCTTCGGTAGTGGAATCGCTGATATCTGTAAGAAAAGAAAAAGGGTAG
- the sufD gene encoding Fe-S cluster assembly protein SufD, producing MSTTLADKAGKVFKSVEGDFEAFAKSGARSPVFSGLNAKAMERLRLLGMYKKSDELFTYVSEHKLLKEEFGSFEPAVKPLEKGSEKADIYKGCEESVVVFVNGRFERSLSNLSGLQGAVVAELEYAADEEESGIAEEMAVSLDAEPDRYAALNGAFVASGVSIDVTAGAVIENYIQVLHITTSAKSPVMVTPRIFIRLRPGASARVVQKYIGSGENIFVNSVVDAVLENGATLGLCVLQSDGVSGASRRFFNFAKYRLRLEGLANFSGIFAQSGSDISRNHIEAHLTGEGAELDISGVAVTEGDDEAHSYVRVHHEAPKCRSNQVFKNIMKDRSKTSVDTTVVVHKRAQLTESHQIVNNLLLSESARMGGKPTLMIYADDVKCDHGSTVGQIDEDQVFYLKTRGIREDEARTLLTSGFANAVLEKIKFAPMKDDATRVLLSKLKG from the coding sequence ATGTCAACAACGCTAGCCGACAAGGCCGGGAAAGTATTCAAATCTGTTGAAGGTGATTTCGAAGCCTTCGCGAAAAGCGGAGCGCGCTCCCCTGTATTTTCCGGTCTGAACGCAAAGGCGATGGAGAGGCTCAGACTTCTTGGCATGTACAAAAAAAGCGACGAGCTCTTTACATATGTAAGCGAACACAAACTTTTAAAGGAAGAGTTCGGCTCTTTCGAGCCTGCTGTAAAACCGCTCGAAAAGGGGAGCGAAAAAGCGGATATATATAAAGGATGCGAGGAGAGCGTCGTTGTCTTCGTGAACGGCCGTTTTGAAAGATCGCTTTCAAATCTTTCCGGATTGCAGGGCGCGGTGGTGGCGGAGCTTGAATATGCCGCCGATGAAGAGGAGTCCGGGATCGCGGAAGAGATGGCCGTTTCGCTTGACGCGGAGCCGGACAGGTATGCCGCGCTGAACGGCGCGTTTGTCGCCAGCGGTGTTTCGATAGATGTAACCGCAGGTGCCGTGATCGAGAATTACATTCAGGTGCTCCATATCACCACATCCGCCAAGTCGCCGGTGATGGTGACTCCGCGTATCTTTATACGCCTCCGCCCCGGTGCGTCCGCCCGCGTGGTGCAGAAATATATCGGAAGCGGAGAGAATATTTTTGTAAATTCCGTTGTCGATGCAGTTCTGGAGAACGGCGCTACCCTTGGGTTATGCGTTCTCCAGTCGGACGGTGTTTCCGGCGCCTCACGCCGGTTTTTCAACTTTGCAAAGTACAGGCTTCGCCTTGAAGGGCTGGCAAACTTCAGCGGGATATTCGCGCAGTCCGGCTCCGATATTTCCAGGAACCACATTGAAGCGCATCTCACAGGCGAAGGGGCCGAGCTCGATATTTCCGGGGTTGCCGTAACGGAAGGGGACGACGAGGCCCACAGCTACGTGCGCGTCCATCATGAAGCCCCGAAATGCCGTTCGAACCAGGTATTTAAAAACATAATGAAGGACAGGAGCAAGACATCCGTCGATACAACAGTCGTAGTGCACAAGAGGGCGCAGTTGACAGAGTCCCACCAGATAGTGAACAACCTTCTCCTTTCCGAGAGCGCGAGGATGGGGGGGAAGCCGACGCTGATGATCTACGCCGATGATGTAAAGTGCGATCATGGCTCAACCGTCGGGCAGATAGACGAGGACCAGGTGTTCTATCTCAAAACGCGGGGGATAAGAGAGGATGAGGCGAGGACCCTGCTCACCTCAGGTTTTGCGAACGCCGTTCTGGAAAAGATAAAATTTGCTCCGATGAAGGATGACGCTACGCGCGTACTCCTTTCAAAACTGAAGGGGTAG
- a CDS encoding metal-dependent transcriptional regulator has product MDHRKKHSKDELIELVYHLGEIHSQTIEALKEHKPPAGYEKDLDELQKEGVLILGGGKVELTEKGTGLAENIMRRHRLAEVLLTDVLGKAPDEIESAACEFEHILAPEIVDSICILLGHPKRCPHGLPIPEGDCCKKESDKLQSAVLPLSAVKTGIKVKVASINSTDETRMLKLMAMGMTPGTEVMLNQKIPALVVDIDGNLLALDKSIGEEINVWRPKGM; this is encoded by the coding sequence ATGGATCACAGAAAAAAGCATAGCAAGGACGAGCTTATAGAGCTGGTATATCACCTTGGCGAGATCCACAGCCAAACTATCGAGGCGTTGAAGGAGCATAAGCCCCCCGCGGGATATGAGAAAGATCTCGATGAGCTTCAAAAAGAAGGGGTACTGATCCTGGGCGGCGGGAAGGTCGAACTCACCGAAAAGGGGACCGGCCTTGCCGAGAACATTATGAGGAGGCACAGGCTTGCCGAGGTGCTCCTTACCGACGTGCTGGGGAAGGCGCCCGACGAGATTGAGTCCGCCGCCTGCGAGTTTGAGCATATTCTCGCCCCGGAGATAGTCGATTCCATCTGTATCCTCCTCGGCCATCCGAAAAGGTGTCCTCATGGCCTCCCTATACCGGAGGGCGATTGTTGTAAAAAGGAGAGCGACAAACTTCAAAGCGCGGTACTGCCGCTATCAGCGGTAAAGACTGGGATCAAGGTGAAAGTCGCTTCGATAAACAGCACCGATGAAACAAGGATGCTAAAACTTATGGCGATGGGAATGACGCCGGGGACAGAGGTGATGCTGAATCAGAAGATCCCGGCGCTTGTTGTAGATATTGACGGAAATCTCCTTGCTCTTGACAAGTCGATAGGTGAAGAGATAAATGTCTGGCGTCCAAAGGGGATGTAG
- a CDS encoding methylglyoxal synthase has protein sequence MSEVLYRKFKLPPRKRIALVAHDTRKKDMLEWATYNKGSLEKHELFATGTTGTILSRELGLKIKLFKSGPLGGDQQIGAKVSEHEIDVVIFLWDPLMSHPHEPDIYALQRIATVHNVILACDRSTADFVISSPLMNEEYEKVVIDYEAKRLAQVDSLIS, from the coding sequence ATGAGTGAAGTTCTTTATAGAAAATTCAAACTGCCGCCGAGGAAACGTATCGCGCTGGTTGCCCATGACACGAGAAAAAAAGATATGCTTGAGTGGGCCACCTACAACAAAGGCTCTCTTGAAAAACATGAGCTTTTCGCCACCGGAACTACCGGCACAATACTTTCCAGGGAACTCGGCCTGAAGATCAAGCTGTTTAAAAGCGGTCCGCTGGGGGGGGATCAGCAGATAGGGGCAAAAGTCTCTGAGCATGAGATAGATGTCGTCATCTTTCTGTGGGACCCGCTGATGTCGCATCCCCACGAGCCGGACATCTACGCTCTCCAGAGGATCGCCACAGTTCACAACGTCATACTCGCCTGCGACAGGTCGACCGCCGATTTCGTCATCTCCAGCCCCTTAATGAATGAAGAGTACGAGAAGGTCGTTATAGACTATGAAGCAAAGAGGTTGGCCCAGGTGGACAGCCTTATCTCCTGA
- a CDS encoding cysteine desulfurase, whose protein sequence is MANYDIERIRGDFPVLSTKVRGKPLVYLDNGATTQKPKAVIDAIYKFESEEYATVRRGSYTLGEAATTRYEEARGKVAKFLNAESHKEIIFTSGATQGINLVAHSFGKRFVNKGDEIIISHMEHHANIVPWQMLCEERGAVLKVIPMNDEGELLMEEYRKLLTERTKMVAVTHISNVLGTVNPVKEITELAHSAGAKVLIDGAQSAPHMKVDVRDIGCDFYVIAGHKMYAPSGVGALYGKYSLLEEMPPYVTGGDMIVTVGLGKSTFAKPPSRFEAGTPPISQVIGLGAAIDYLEAIGFENIERHEHELLEHGMKLFDGIEGLRVTGTSKHKAAIISFHLESAHPHDVVTMLDQDGLCLRGGHHCAQPTMERFGVPATTRASMGVYNRKEELDLLAESIRKVIKMFS, encoded by the coding sequence GTGGCGAATTACGATATTGAAAGGATAAGGGGGGATTTTCCCGTACTCTCTACCAAGGTAAGGGGGAAACCTCTTGTCTATCTTGATAACGGCGCGACGACACAGAAGCCGAAAGCGGTTATCGACGCGATATACAAATTTGAAAGCGAGGAGTACGCCACCGTACGCAGGGGGTCATACACACTCGGAGAAGCGGCCACGACCCGGTACGAAGAGGCCAGGGGGAAGGTGGCAAAATTCCTTAACGCCGAAAGTCATAAGGAGATAATCTTTACATCCGGCGCAACGCAGGGGATAAATCTTGTCGCTCATTCGTTCGGCAAAAGATTCGTAAACAAGGGTGACGAGATAATCATCTCCCATATGGAGCATCACGCCAACATAGTTCCGTGGCAGATGCTCTGCGAAGAGCGCGGAGCAGTACTCAAGGTCATTCCGATGAATGATGAAGGGGAGCTCCTGATGGAAGAGTACAGGAAACTCCTTACCGAAAGAACGAAGATGGTAGCGGTAACTCACATCTCAAATGTCCTCGGCACGGTTAATCCGGTAAAGGAGATAACGGAGCTCGCTCATTCAGCGGGGGCGAAAGTCCTCATTGACGGCGCGCAGTCAGCGCCGCATATGAAGGTTGATGTAAGAGATATAGGTTGTGATTTTTATGTCATCGCCGGACACAAAATGTACGCCCCTTCGGGAGTAGGCGCGCTTTACGGAAAATACAGCCTGCTTGAAGAGATGCCTCCGTATGTTACCGGTGGTGACATGATAGTTACTGTCGGCCTTGGAAAGTCGACCTTCGCCAAACCGCCGTCACGCTTCGAGGCGGGGACTCCGCCGATATCGCAGGTGATAGGCCTCGGGGCGGCAATCGATTATCTTGAAGCTATAGGATTTGAAAATATAGAGAGGCACGAGCATGAACTGCTCGAGCACGGAATGAAACTCTTCGACGGCATTGAAGGGCTTCGGGTGACTGGAACCAGCAAACATAAGGCGGCGATAATCTCGTTCCATCTTGAAAGTGCGCATCCGCACGATGTGGTTACGATGCTCGATCAGGACGGCCTCTGTCTCCGCGGCGGGCACCACTGCGCCCAGCCGACCATGGAGAGGTTCGGCGTGCCGGCGACCACCAGGGCTTCAATGGGCGTCTACAACAGAAAGGAAGAGCTTGATCTCCTTGCAGAGAGCATACGCAAAGTCATCAAGATGTTCTCGTAA